GCAGAATATTTGATAGCTTCAAACACATTTAAATACATGGCTCCACTGCTTCTAAATTTAGGATCTGCACCACCCAATAGATAATAAGCACAGTTTTTATCATACACAAGATATAATGCAGCATGAAGATTATTTTGTGCATCCATTGTGAAAAACATTTTTCTTGAATTGTTTTTATTTATTATAGCATCAAAGCTTTTAAACCACTCAAAATCAAAAGGTACTCGCATATTTTGCCTTTCAAAAGTTTTTCTCAGCATACTATACATATCTGAAAGAGTCAAGTTATCAACAACCTTTAGATTCTGACCTATTGCTTTATTTATAACTGACTTAGTTTTATCTGCAAACTCACCTCTTACCACTTCCATATTTTGAATATCTTCTATTACGTAAGTGTACCTGGTTTGCTCGTTATAACCCTTCCACATAAATGGCATCCAGTTAGTAAAGTTATAGTGAAATGAACAATCAAAATTTTTGAATTTAGGAATGTTATCCACAAAATCCATAATTATATCTTTTTCTTTAGAGATTCTCTTTACATACTTCATTTCTGAGAAATCAGTAAAAACTATGCCCAGGGTTTGGGTAAGCTTCGGCATAGTTATATATCCATTTTCATTTTGAGTTATGGGCATCCCTGCCACCATTCTATCTCCTTTATCAAAGCACCCTAGTATATTATACTTTGAACCTACTGCATCTAGCCAGAAGCTTTTAGCAAATATACAACCTTGGGGAGATTTATCTACAAATGCGTCCCACATTTCATATTCATTTTTCTCTAAATTTCTAAAATTAAAATTTCCCATATTTACATCCTTTATTGATTTTTAAGCAATTGATCAGCTGGTACAGCTCGAAGCACTTTAGCTGGATTTCCAACTACAATTTTGCCTGCTTCCACGTCTTTAGTAACTACACTTCCCGCTGCCACTAAAGCATCTTCGTGTATGATTTTGCCAGGCAAGATAACAGCTCCGGCTCCAATTCTGCCACCTTTTTTTATAGTTACTCCTTTAAATTTTCCAAACCTTTCCTTAGAACGGGCTGCATAATTATCATTAGAAGTTGTAACACAAGGGGCAATAAATACATAATCCTCAACCTGCGAATAAGCTGTTAAATATACATTAGTTTGTATTTTGCAGTTAGACCCAACGCTGCAGAAATTTTCAATAGTTGTTCCGCGACCAATAATTGTTTTTGAGCCTACGGTTACATTTTCTCTTATTACAGCGGTGTCAGCAATAAGTGTTTTGTCTCCAATTTCGCAGCCGCAGTAAATTATCACACCTGCCCCTATAAGACAACCTTCGCTTATTTTAGCAGGAAGCAATTTTTCTTCATCTTTGAAAATACTGTTTACGGACCTCATAGGTTGTTTACCTATTATAGTATTATCATCTATTCTAACATTGTCAGAAATAATAGTTCCTAGGTGAATAACCACATTACTGCCAATAATACAATTAGCGCCTATTACCACATCATCATCTATTACAACAAAATGTCCCATTGTTACATTGTTGCCCAATTTGCTTTTCTCTGAAACATAATTCATGAAAATAACCCCTTTTCATATGATATTTCTAAAATTATTTCTTCATTTCGAGTGTTGAGAAATCTCCCATTGGGAATTTAACTGGAAGCCCTGTAAGTCTCGATTTATATGCCGCAAGTATTATAGACATACCTTTTTTACCTTGTTCTCCATTTATAAGAGGTTGTCTATCCATATTTATAGCATCTATCATATCTTTATATAGTGGAGTATGTCCGAAGCCATATACTGAATCTGGGTCTCCCTTTTGCTGACTTAATATTTCTTCCTCAGTATCCACATTATCTCCAAATTTCCAAGTTTCTATAGAATTAACTGCAAGTCCTCCAATACAAACCGTACCTGTTTCACCAAAAATGCTTAATGTTTCTTCTAAATTTTTAGGATATACGCAAGCAGAGCCTTCAATTATACCTATAGCACCATTTTTAAATCTTATCATTATTGCTCCAAAATCCTCAGCTTCTATATCTCGAAGGAAGGTATCACACTGAGCATAAACAGTGTCTATTTCTCCACCCATCATCCATTGTAATAAATCAATATTATGAATACATTGATTCATTAGTGTACCACCGTCGAGATCCCATGTTCCTCTCCAAGGTGCTTGCTGATAGTATCCCATATTTCTATTCCAAAGAATTCTTGCTGTTCCATTAATTAATTTTCCGAATCTATTTGCTTCTACAGCAGCTCTTAACTTTTGTATTGGCTCATTAAATCTGTTTTGGTGACTAACACAAAGCTTTACATTATTTTTACTTGCACATTCAATCATTCTATCTGCATCTTGAGTAGATAGAGCCATTGGTTTTTCTACAAGTACATGTTTCCCAAGATTCATACAATATATAGCTATTTCTGGATGATATCCACTTTCAGTAGCTATAGAAACCATATCTATATCTGCACTCTCAAGCATTTCTTTATAATCCGTATAAACTTTTACATCTGCATTTTCTCCCAGTGCCTTTATGTACTCATCTTTTTTAGAAATAGCATTAGCTTCTACCACATCACAAACTGCAACAAGCTGAATTTCTGATTTATTTTGAGTTATAGCCTCTACATGTTTGTAAGATATTCTTCCACATCCTATTATTGCTACCTTTACTTTTTTCATTTAAATTCCTCCTTGATGATTTGCTATAATTATGGCATGCAACATTATAAAATAGTTTACAATGCTTGCATGCCATAATTTTATATTACTTTAATTAAAGTTTATTAATTTTTTCTCTATTATTTACAACAAACTTTGTAGCGTTTCTAGTGTCATATAATAAACTAGCTTCTGCTACAATTCTTTCATAATCATAATCACTATGATCTGTTGTTATTATTACTATATCTGCATTCACTATTTCATTTTCCCAATTTACAGATACATATTCTTTGCCCTTATGGCTGAATTTTGGGATAAAGGGATCATTTATTATTATGTCAGCACCATTCTTTACTAATTGGTCAATAACCTTTAATGTTGGTGATTCTCTCATATCATCTATATCTTTCTTATAAGCAGCACCCATAAGAAGAACTTTTGCTCCGTTTAGTGCCTTTTTCTGACCATTTAAAAGTTTCATAACATTTTCAAGGACAAATTCAGGCATATAATCGTTAATTATACCTGAAGCCTCTATTAATTTCGTATGATAATCAAATTCTTTTGCCTTCCACTCTAGGTAGAATGGATCAAGTGGTATACAATGTCCACCAAGTCCTGGGCCTGGGTAAAATGGCATAAAACCATAAGGTTTAGTTTTAGCTGCATCTATTACTTCCCAAATATCAATATTCATTCTTTTACACAAAATAGCCATTTCATTCGCTAGCGCTATATTTACATTTCTGAAAGTGTTTTCAAGAATTTTTTCCATTTCAGCTACTGCCGGAGAAGAAACTTCCATTATATCTCCCTCTAACACACTTCTGTATAGCATTCCTGCTACTTCAGTACAATCTTTGGTACATCCTCCAACTATTTTTGGAGTGTTTTTTGTATTAAACTCTTTATTGCCTGGATCAATTCTCTCTGGAGAGAAGGCTAGGAAAAAGTCAACTCCACATTTTAAACCTGATTCTTCAAGTATTGGTTTTAACACCTCTTCTGTTGTTCCTGGATATGTTGTACTTTCAAGTACTACTAGCATTCCCCTATGTAAATACTTAGCTACACTTTTAGTTGAATCCACTACATAAGATAAATCTGGTTGCTTATATAAATCTAGTGGTGTAGGTACTGCAATACAAACTGTATCAACATTAGCAACAAAGCTAAAATCAGTAGTAGCTTTAAGTTTTCCTTCTTCTACTAATCTAGTTAAATCTGCATCTAAGATATCACCAATGTAATTATGTCCTTCATTTACCATTTGAACCTTTTTATCTTGAACATCAAAGCCTATTACTTGATATCCTACCTTAGCCTTTTCTACAGCTAGTGGCAATCCCACATAACCGAGACCTACTACACCAAGTTTAGCTGTTTTGTTTTTTAATTTTAACAATAATTCGTCTTTATATTGAGACATTTTATTACCTCCTATAACCTTAAAGGTCTAATTTAATAGTTTTTTTTAGTTGCTCTTTCTTTTATACGTAGGAACTTTTTCTTCCATTAAAGCAAATACAGCTTCTTTATCTCTTCCCACCACATTTCTAAAATCCTCAATAGATTTTTCAATAAAATCTATATCATTTCCAATAGGTTTTTCAACGTAAATTTTATTATGTGAAGTGGATGTTAAAGCTACCTCATCCATCAGAAGCTCTTCATAAAGTTTTTCTCCCGGCCTTAGTCCAATAAATTCAATCATTATATCTACATCTGGTTCAAGTCCTGATAGAGTTATTAAATCTCTGGCTAAATCAACTATTTTTACAGGTTCTCCCATATCCAGAACAAATATTTCTCCACCTTTTGCCATTCCTCCAGCTTGAATAACTAATTGCGCGGCTTCAGGTATTGTCATAAAGAATCTATTTATATCAGGGTGCATAACTGTTACTGGTCCCCCATGGGCAATCTGTTTTTTAAATAATGGGATTACTGAACCATTGCTTCCTAAAACATTACCAAATCTTACAGCCACATATTCAGTATCACTAATTGTGTCAAAGGCTTGAATTATGAGCTCACAAAATCTCTTAGTAGCTCCCATAATGTTTGTAGGATTCACTGCTTTATCAGTGCTAATTTGAACAAACCTTTTTACCCCAAATTCATGACTACATTTTACCACATTATAAGTTCCTAGTACATTATTCTTAATGGCCTCTGCTGGATTTTTCTCCATAAGTGGCACATGTTTATGAGCGGCCGCATGAAATACTACATCTGGTTTGTTGCTTTCAAAAATTTCTTTTAATCTATCAATATCTCTAACAGATGCAATAATGAATTCTTTATTTAACTGCGGAAACTCATAGTTAAGTTCCATCTGTAAGTCATAGGCATTGTTTTCGTAAATATCTAAAACTACTAGTTTTCCAGGCTTAAATTTAGCAATTTGCCTGCATAATTCGGAACCTATAGAGCCCCCACCACCTGTAACTAATATTGTTTTACCTTTAATATATTTATCAATATCTTCGGTGCTTAATTTAACTGGATCTCTTCCTAAAAGATCCTCAATGTTTACATCGCGAAGCTCACTAATGTTTACTTTTTCGTCCACAATTTCATAAATACCAGGAATTGTTTTTAACTTACATTTAGTCTTTTTACAGATGTTTAGTATTTCTGTTTTAGTTTTAAAATCTGCTGAAGGCATGGTAATAATTATTTCCTCAACGGATTGCTGATGGCAGATTGAAATTATCTTATCTCTACCACCTAATACTTTAATACCATTGATTATTTTATCCTTTTTAGATAGATCATCATCAATTAATCCAACAACATAATATTTAAGTTCACTATGCTTACTAATCTCTTTTACTAGAAGTGCACCTGCATCGCCGGCACCTATAATAAGAATGTTTACGTTCTTATCACACTGTTTATTTTCTCCCTTTTTTTGCTCTGATATCCTATATATAATTCTAATTCCACCTAGGGTAATTACACATAGAAGCCAAAATATTATATGCACAGTAAATGGGAACCTAAAATACTCACTTTTAAATAAGATAAAACTAACTAAATAACTATAAATTACAAACACTATATTTGCGAGTGATATGGAATATACTATAGAGAACAATTCCTCTATAGAAGCATATTTCCATATACTTCGGTACAATCCAAATATTTTATTAAAGCCTATTATTAAAATTAGCACTGGAATAATTGAAAGTTTAAAAAATTGAAGGTCTTTACTAGGGATATTAAAATCAAATCTCAATAGTAGAGATATATATAATGATGCCAAAATACAAATAATATCCACCGCAAAGACCCTTTTATCAGTTTTCATGAAGTCCACATCCTTTATTTAGTTTTAAATCCACTGTTACTCCCCTTAATCATTCTACCTTATTTCCAAAATTATTCAACATTTTTTTTATACTTCTATTATGCGATATCTTTGCACATATTATTATATCCTAAAACCTTGTTTTTGTATAATTTAATGGTGTTTATTAACTATTTATTTATAATTTATCAATATATAGTTGTTTTTTCTGGTTAAAATTAAAAATTCAAGGACAACCGGCAATTAATAATTGCTAATTGTTCTTGAATTTTGTTGAATTACAAATTTAGTATAAGTATTTAGGAACATCAAAATACAAATTACTATTTGAAAAATTATCCATAATTGCTTTTATGTTTTTTGTTTGTTTATCAGCCCACACTATGTCTGTTGCATATAACTTTTCTCTAATGTTTTCATCTTCTTTTTTAATAACATTTAAATAAAGATTAAAATGTATTATTAAGCAAAAAAAGCCTTTTGATTTGGCTTTTTTACTCTTCAATTAAGGCATCTAAAAAAATAACAAGTCAGAATACTTGTTATTTTTTCAGATGTCCAATATACTCTAAGATTTGTAGACTTTTATTCAAAATTTATTTAAAAATATTGAACAATGAAATTCCTTTTTTCTTTTGTTTTAATTCTAAAAACTCCATGGTGGATACATTATTTATAATATTAGTTTGATTTTCTAAAATCCAGTTATAGGTAGCTAGATTTTTTTCTTTTACTATTTCATAGGCTATTTTTAACCTAGTTTTTCTACTTGTAATATTATGCCCATCACTACCCAGAATATGTACCATATTCTTTTTTACAAATTCTTCCGAGGTTTTTTTCACTTCTTTTCCATAGTCACCCAGTAAACTTCCAGTATTAATTTGCATTAGAACACCTTGCTTAATTAAATTAATTACCAAATCATGGTTTTTCATAATTTTAAAATTTCTCTCGGGATGGGCTAATATGGGCCTGGCTCCAAGTAACATTAATTCATAAAACACATCTTCAGTGTACATAGGAAATTGTCCCATAGGAAGCTCAATAAGTAAATATTTAGATCCATTAATTCCCCAAATTTTCTTTTCACTATAGAGTTTTGGTAAATTGGGGTGCATATAAATTTCTAGTCCTTCTAAAATTTTAATTTTAAAATTTTCTTCCTTAGAGGCTAGAACTAATCTGTCTAGTTTTTCAAGGTATTTTTCTCTAGTAATTTCAAATTCCTCAGTTATAAAATGAGGGGTAGCACAAATATATTCTACCCCTTCATTTTCTGAAATTTTCACCATTTCAAGAGACATATCTAAGCTTTTTGCTCCATCATCAATTCCATGGATTATATGACTGTGAAAATCTATCATAATTCTACACCCTCTAAATCCCTACTTCTCTTTATCATAATACCCTTTGTAATATTTTCCATAATAAATACTTACAGCCTCCGGAACTTTATTAAACACGATTCCTATTACTTTTCCACCACCGCTGGGTTTGGGGGAATAGGACCACTAGTCAATATAAAAAGATCCTTAACAGTGGACTCAGCCATACAATCTTCTTTTTTTTACATTTTGAACTAATACATCAATAGATTTTCTAATTGAATTACAATTTCATCTAGTGGATCTATTTTTTTAGCCATATCTAAATGTAGCTTGGCCGATTCAAAATCTTTAACATTTATATAACACATAACAAGATTTGTACATACCTCTATGGATTTTGTAACCTCAAAGGCCTCCCTAAAATATCTTATAGCAAGTTCGTAATTTTCAAGACAGGCATAGTTAATTCCGAACTCTATTATTACCTCAATTAAATCTTCTTCAATTGCTACTGCTTCATTCAAATAGTATATAGCCTTCTCATAATTTTGCAAAATTCTATAAGCTACAGCAGTGTGGTAATATATATCTGGTCTATCCCCCAATTCATCCATTAACGGTATAAAAATTTGGAGTGCAGCTTTAGGATCCGTAGGTATTAGCTCTTTTCCCTTTTGAAAACTTGTTATAGTTTCTAAGTTATTTTTAAGTTCAATAACCTCTGTTGTTAGCTCTCCACCACCTGCCACATATTTACTTATGGCAATGTAGGCTACATCATGTTCCATTTCACTATTAAAAACTAATGCTTCATATAGATATGGATTACTGTAATTAGTAATTTTTTTAGCCCTTTCTACAAGGGCTAATTGTTCTCCCTTGAACATAATATTAGTGGATCTTAATTTATCCACTAACAGAAAAATCTTATCGTAATTTTCACTATTTTCTTCTATAGTTAATAACCCCTTTAAGATAATATATGCTTCTTCATAATTTTCATTTTGGATTTCTTTAAAAATCACACCCTTAATAAATCCTATTGAACTTGGAATAGTATTTATAATTTTTTTATACTCATCAGTATATTTAAAATGTTCATCTGCTCCTAGAACATAAAACATCCCTTCTATAAATAGATTAACTGGTATATTATCAAAATCCTCTTTTTTCTTTATTTTTTCTATTATCTCATTAGTTCTCACTGGGAAGTATATGTCCTCTAAAATGACATATTCATTAATTTTACTGGTCTTCTTAATTTCTAAAAAAAGAAGCGCTGATAATTTTTCCGAAAAATATGTTTTGATGTCCATGCTTACACCTTCCTAATAGTCTTAAATATTTATGCTACAAGTACCAATCTTAATAAGAATAATATACTGCGGGTAATTTGTAAACCACATTATTGGTAATTATGGTCCGAAAATAATGAACAGTTTTTTAAATTTTGCATGCTTCATCTACTAATGACATAACATTTTCTTTAAGCTGAATTATTTTTTCAGATGTATTTTCTATTGAATTTCCCTTAACAGATATATAAATTTTCATTTTTGGTTCAGTGCCAGAAGGCCTTACTACAAACCAAGACCCATCCTCCAAAACAAACTTTAATACATTTGATTTTGGAAGTTCTATTACTTCCGATTTGTGGTTTATTAAATCCACTTCTAAGCTAGCTCTATAGTCCATTTTCTTTACGATTTTGTTATTTCCTAGTTCATCTTTCATTGAAGATCTTAAATACTCCAATATCTTACTTATTTTTTCTGCACCATCTTTTCCTTTTAGCTCAATCGAAACTAGAGCTTCCTCATAGAATCCATGTTCACTATAGATGTCCATCAGTGCATCGTACAAACTCATTCCTTTATTTTTATAGTAAAGTGTCATTTCACAAATTAGCATTGCAGCTATTACAGCATCTTTATCACGTACAAAATTTCCAGCTAAATAGCCAAAACTTTCTTCAAAACCAAATATAAACTCTTTTTCACCACTCAGTTCAAACTCTTTAATTTTTTCTCCAATATATTTAAATCCTGTTAGCACATCTAATACTTCAACATTATATTTTTTTGTGATAGCCTCTACCATATCTGTTGTAACAATGGTCTTTATTATCACACCATTTTTAGGCAATTCATTAGTTCCACACAATGCATTTAAAATATAATTACTTAATAATACACCTGTCTGGTTTCCTGTAAGAACCCTGTATTGCCCCTCTTTATCCTTAACCACCACTCCAATTCGATCACAATCAGGGTCTGTACCAAAAATTATGTCTGGATTTATGTCTTTTGCCATTTCAAGTGCTAATGCAAAAACCTTCGGATCTTCTGGATTTGGATATGGTGCTGTTGGAAAGTCTCCATTTGGCATTTCTTGCTTCTTTACTACAAAAACATTATCATAACCGAGTTCTCTTAAAACTCTTCTCACAGGCACATTTCCAGAGCCATGAATCGGAGTATAAATGATTTTTAAATCCTTGGCATATTCCGCAATTAAGTCTTTTCTCACAGTTAGATTTTTAACCTTCTCAATGTATGATAAATAAAGATTTTCTCCAATAATTTTTAGCATTCCATTTGTTTTCGCTATAGAAATTTCCATAGTTTTAACTTTAGAAAAATCTTTTATGCTCTTTGCACAGGTTATAATTTCATTTGCTACTTCATCAGTAACTTGTCCACCATCATCACCATAAACCTTATAGCCGTTGTACTGCTTAGGATTATGTGATGCAGTAATTACAATCCCCGCCTTACTTTTTAGTTCTCGCACTGCATAAGATAAAATTGGAGTTGGTGTTAACTTGTCAAATAAATTAACAAAAATACCATTAGCGCATAGAGTCATTGCGGCAGCTCGTGCAAATTTCTTTGACATATTTCTTGAATCATAGGCTATGCAAACCGATATATCTCCCTTATATTTTAAGTTTAGGTATTCTGCTAAACCTTGAGTAGCTTTACCAATGGTGTGTATATTCATTCTATTTGTTCCTGCACCCATTACTCCTCTAAGTCCTCCTGTACCAAATTCTAAATCTTTATAAAATCTATCTTCAATTTCGTTTTCATCTATTAACTGTTCTAACTCTTTTTTTAATTCCAAATCTATGGAATTAGAGTTAATCCAACTTTTATATTTGTCACTGTAAGTCATATATTACCCTCCTTGAATTCCTCTAGAGCAGACATTACTTCTTGCATTCCTTCCAATTTATAATTATTCTCTCATATTATACTATCATACCAGTACAAATAGAAGGCATTTTTAGTGTCTTTATTATGAATTATTCTCATATCCTAGTTCCACGTTATCCGAGTACTTTTGTTTTGATATCTAACAAAAAGTATAATATAGCTATTTAAAAGTATAATATAGCTATTTAAAAGTATAATATATTTAGTTGACTAATCTTTACTGCCTTAATATGTTTTATTTGGAAATTTAAAATTATTATTGCATTTGCATATTTTATCCTTTATAATTATAAATTGTTTGAATGAATATATTAAAAAAAAATTTTAAAATATTTGGAACATAAAAATAAATAGAATAGTATACTTACTCCAAATTTATTTGAATGTACCTTAGTATAAATTCTTTTGAAAGGGGTGTATAAATTGTATAGATTAAATCAAAATGAAACTCCATTATTTGATGCTTTAATGGAATATGTTAACAGAGATACCTTACCACTGCACGTACCTGGCCATAAAAAAGGAATAGGCGCTGATGAACAATTTAGAAGTTTTATGGGGGATAACCCTTTTAAAATTGACGTTACAGTTTTTAAACTTGTTGACTCTTTTCATCACCCAACGGGACCTATTAAAAAGGCTCAAGAATTAGCAGCGGATGCTTATGGCGCTGATGCCTCATTTTTCTCAGTTCATGGTACTTCAGGAGCTATTCAAGCGATGATTATGTCTGTAGTTGGATCTGGAGAAAAAATAATTGTACCTAGAAATGTTCATAAATCTATAACCGGCGGAATAATACTTGCCGGTGCTGTCCCAGTTTATATGCAGCCAGAACTAGATAAAAAAATTGGTGTTGCTCATGGAGTTTCACCAGAGACAGTAGAAGCAACCTTAAAGGAAAATCCAGATGCAAAAGCAGTACTTATAATTAACCCAACATATTACGGAGTTTCCACTGATATTAAGAGCATTGCAGATATAGTTCACGAATATGACATGCCTCTTATAGTAGATGAAGCTCATGGAC
This DNA window, taken from Clostridium estertheticum, encodes the following:
- a CDS encoding methicillin resistance protein — translated: MGNFNFRNLEKNEYEMWDAFVDKSPQGCIFAKSFWLDAVGSKYNILGCFDKGDRMVAGMPITQNENGYITMPKLTQTLGIVFTDFSEMKYVKRISKEKDIIMDFVDNIPKFKNFDCSFHYNFTNWMPFMWKGYNEQTRYTYVIEDIQNMEVVRGEFADKTKSVINKAIGQNLKVVDNLTLSDMYSMLRKTFERQNMRVPFDFEWFKSFDAIINKNNSRKMFFTMDAQNNLHAALYLVYDKNCAYYLLGGADPKFRSSGAMYLNVFEAIKYSAGFTDKFDFEGSVVPQIESMFRSFGATQKQYFRIIKNKSIMLNLKQDIRKYGKIILKRG
- a CDS encoding N-acetyltransferase, which encodes MNYVSEKSKLGNNVTMGHFVVIDDDVVIGANCIIGSNVVIHLGTIISDNVRIDDNTIIGKQPMRSVNSIFKDEEKLLPAKISEGCLIGAGVIIYCGCEIGDKTLIADTAVIRENVTVGSKTIIGRGTTIENFCSVGSNCKIQTNVYLTAYSQVEDYVFIAPCVTTSNDNYAARSKERFGKFKGVTIKKGGRIGAGAVILPGKIIHEDALVAAGSVVTKDVEAGKIVVGNPAKVLRAVPADQLLKNQ
- a CDS encoding Gfo/Idh/MocA family protein, producing MKKVKVAIIGCGRISYKHVEAITQNKSEIQLVAVCDVVEANAISKKDEYIKALGENADVKVYTDYKEMLESADIDMVSIATESGYHPEIAIYCMNLGKHVLVEKPMALSTQDADRMIECASKNNVKLCVSHQNRFNEPIQKLRAAVEANRFGKLINGTARILWNRNMGYYQQAPWRGTWDLDGGTLMNQCIHNIDLLQWMMGGEIDTVYAQCDTFLRDIEAEDFGAIMIRFKNGAIGIIEGSACVYPKNLEETLSIFGETGTVCIGGLAVNSIETWKFGDNVDTEEEILSQQKGDPDSVYGFGHTPLYKDMIDAINMDRQPLINGEQGKKGMSIILAAYKSRLTGLPVKFPMGDFSTLEMKK
- a CDS encoding nucleotide sugar dehydrogenase, encoding MSQYKDELLLKLKNKTAKLGVVGLGYVGLPLAVEKAKVGYQVIGFDVQDKKVQMVNEGHNYIGDILDADLTRLVEEGKLKATTDFSFVANVDTVCIAVPTPLDLYKQPDLSYVVDSTKSVAKYLHRGMLVVLESTTYPGTTEEVLKPILEESGLKCGVDFFLAFSPERIDPGNKEFNTKNTPKIVGGCTKDCTEVAGMLYRSVLEGDIMEVSSPAVAEMEKILENTFRNVNIALANEMAILCKRMNIDIWEVIDAAKTKPYGFMPFYPGPGLGGHCIPLDPFYLEWKAKEFDYHTKLIEASGIINDYMPEFVLENVMKLLNGQKKALNGAKVLLMGAAYKKDIDDMRESPTLKVIDQLVKNGADIIINDPFIPKFSHKGKEYVSVNWENEIVNADIVIITTDHSDYDYERIVAEASLLYDTRNATKFVVNNREKINKL
- a CDS encoding polysaccharide biosynthesis protein produces the protein MKTDKRVFAVDIICILASLYISLLLRFDFNIPSKDLQFFKLSIIPVLILIIGFNKIFGLYRSIWKYASIEELFSIVYSISLANIVFVIYSYLVSFILFKSEYFRFPFTVHIIFWLLCVITLGGIRIIYRISEQKKGENKQCDKNVNILIIGAGDAGALLVKEISKHSELKYYVVGLIDDDLSKKDKIINGIKVLGGRDKIISICHQQSVEEIIITMPSADFKTKTEILNICKKTKCKLKTIPGIYEIVDEKVNISELRDVNIEDLLGRDPVKLSTEDIDKYIKGKTILVTGGGGSIGSELCRQIAKFKPGKLVVLDIYENNAYDLQMELNYEFPQLNKEFIIASVRDIDRLKEIFESNKPDVVFHAAAHKHVPLMEKNPAEAIKNNVLGTYNVVKCSHEFGVKRFVQISTDKAVNPTNIMGATKRFCELIIQAFDTISDTEYVAVRFGNVLGSNGSVIPLFKKQIAHGGPVTVMHPDINRFFMTIPEAAQLVIQAGGMAKGGEIFVLDMGEPVKIVDLARDLITLSGLEPDVDIMIEFIGLRPGEKLYEELLMDEVALTSTSHNKIYVEKPIGNDIDFIEKSIEDFRNVVGRDKEAVFALMEEKVPTYKRKSN
- a CDS encoding tyrosine-protein phosphatase, translating into MIDFHSHIIHGIDDGAKSLDMSLEMVKISENEGVEYICATPHFITEEFEITREKYLEKLDRLVLASKEENFKIKILEGLEIYMHPNLPKLYSEKKIWGINGSKYLLIELPMGQFPMYTEDVFYELMLLGARPILAHPERNFKIMKNHDLVINLIKQGVLMQINTGSLLGDYGKEVKKTSEEFVKKNMVHILGSDGHNITSRKTRLKIAYEIVKEKNLATYNWILENQTNIINNVSTMEFLELKQKKKGISLFNIFK
- a CDS encoding tetratricopeptide repeat protein — its product is MDIKTYFSEKLSALLFLEIKKTSKINEYVILEDIYFPVRTNEIIEKIKKKEDFDNIPVNLFIEGMFYVLGADEHFKYTDEYKKIINTIPSSIGFIKGVIFKEIQNENYEEAYIILKGLLTIEENSENYDKIFLLVDKLRSTNIMFKGEQLALVERAKKITNYSNPYLYEALVFNSEMEHDVAYIAISKYVAGGGELTTEVIELKNNLETITSFQKGKELIPTDPKAALQIFIPLMDELGDRPDIYYHTAVAYRILQNYEKAIYYLNEAVAIEEDLIEVIIEFGINYACLENYELAIRYFREAFEVTKSIEVCTNLVMCYINVKDFESAKLHLDMAKKIDPLDEIVIQLENLLMY
- a CDS encoding phospho-sugar mutase; this encodes MTYSDKYKSWINSNSIDLELKKELEQLIDENEIEDRFYKDLEFGTGGLRGVMGAGTNRMNIHTIGKATQGLAEYLNLKYKGDISVCIAYDSRNMSKKFARAAAMTLCANGIFVNLFDKLTPTPILSYAVRELKSKAGIVITASHNPKQYNGYKVYGDDGGQVTDEVANEIITCAKSIKDFSKVKTMEISIAKTNGMLKIIGENLYLSYIEKVKNLTVRKDLIAEYAKDLKIIYTPIHGSGNVPVRRVLRELGYDNVFVVKKQEMPNGDFPTAPYPNPEDPKVFALALEMAKDINPDIIFGTDPDCDRIGVVVKDKEGQYRVLTGNQTGVLLSNYILNALCGTNELPKNGVIIKTIVTTDMVEAITKKYNVEVLDVLTGFKYIGEKIKEFELSGEKEFIFGFEESFGYLAGNFVRDKDAVIAAMLICEMTLYYKNKGMSLYDALMDIYSEHGFYEEALVSIELKGKDGAEKISKILEYLRSSMKDELGNNKIVKKMDYRASLEVDLINHKSEVIELPKSNVLKFVLEDGSWFVVRPSGTEPKMKIYISVKGNSIENTSEKIIQLKENVMSLVDEACKI